One genomic segment of Streptomyces sp. RerS4 includes these proteins:
- the nudC gene encoding NAD(+) diphosphatase, whose amino-acid sequence MSTRTERPISLAEANDIDRAAHHRLDEAWLAAAWSHPTTRVFVVSGGQVLIDDTPDGGSAIVMTPAFEAPVTETHRYFLGTDEDGVRYFALQKDSLPGRIDQSARPAGLREAGLLLSPRDAGLMVHAVALENWQRMHRFCSRCGERTVVAAAGHIRRCPGCGAEHYPRTDPAVIMLVTDEHDRALLGRQVHWPEGRFSTLAGFVEPGESIEQSVVREVWEEAGVRVGDVRYVASQPWPFPYSLMLGFTARAITSEITVDGEEIEEARWFSRDELRAAFESGEMLPPSGISIAARLVELWYGEPLPKAAP is encoded by the coding sequence GTGAGCACCCGTACCGAGCGCCCGATCTCGCTCGCCGAAGCGAACGACATCGACCGTGCCGCCCACCACCGCCTCGACGAGGCCTGGCTCGCGGCCGCCTGGAGCCACCCGACGACGCGCGTGTTCGTCGTCTCCGGCGGCCAGGTGCTGATCGACGACACCCCCGACGGCGGGTCCGCCATCGTGATGACCCCGGCCTTCGAGGCCCCGGTCACCGAGACCCACCGCTACTTCCTGGGCACGGACGAGGACGGCGTACGGTACTTCGCGCTCCAGAAGGACTCCCTGCCGGGCCGCATCGACCAGTCGGCCCGCCCGGCCGGGCTGCGCGAGGCCGGTCTGCTGCTGTCCCCGCGCGACGCCGGGCTGATGGTGCACGCGGTGGCGCTGGAGAACTGGCAGCGCATGCACCGCTTCTGCTCCCGCTGCGGGGAACGCACCGTGGTCGCCGCCGCCGGGCACATCCGCCGCTGCCCCGGCTGCGGCGCCGAGCACTACCCGCGCACCGACCCGGCCGTGATCATGCTGGTCACCGACGAGCACGACCGGGCGCTGCTGGGCCGCCAGGTGCACTGGCCGGAGGGTCGTTTCTCCACCCTCGCGGGCTTCGTCGAGCCCGGCGAGTCCATCGAGCAGTCGGTGGTCCGCGAGGTGTGGGAGGAGGCGGGCGTCCGCGTCGGCGACGTGCGCTACGTCGCCAGCCAGCCGTGGCCGTTCCCGTACAGCCTGATGCTCGGGTTCACCGCCCGCGCGATCACCTCGGAGATCACGGTCGACGGCGAGGAGATCGAGGAAGCGCGCTGGTTCTCCCGCGACGAACTGCGCGCGGCCTTCGAGTCCGGCGAGATGCTGCCGCCGTCGGGGATCTCCATCGCGGCGCGGCTGGTCGAGCTCTGGTACGGCGAGCCGCTGCCGAAGGCGGCTCCGTAA
- a CDS encoding mycoredoxin, with amino-acid sequence MQDTGTVTMYSTTWCGYCRRLKTQLDREGIAYNEINIELDPASAAFVEKANNGNQTVPTVLVRSSAGNESVMTNPSLAQVKQALAV; translated from the coding sequence ATGCAGGACACGGGCACCGTCACGATGTACAGCACGACCTGGTGCGGCTACTGCCGTCGACTGAAGACGCAGCTGGACCGCGAAGGCATCGCCTACAACGAGATCAACATCGAGCTGGACCCGGCGTCCGCCGCGTTCGTCGAGAAGGCGAACAACGGCAACCAGACCGTTCCCACCGTGCTCGTGCGCTCCTCCGCCGGCAACGAGTCCGTCATGACGAACCCGAGCCTCGCGCAGGTCAAGCAGGCCCTCGCCGTCTGA